The proteins below are encoded in one region of Hordeum vulgare subsp. vulgare chromosome 3H, MorexV3_pseudomolecules_assembly, whole genome shotgun sequence:
- the LOC123440547 gene encoding histone H2B.6-like codes for MAPKAEKKQTTKKKLMELEKKAKVEKRMPGKEGDTDKKKPKKSNDTYKIYIFKVLKQVHPNMGISSKSMSIINSIITDIFEKLASESANLARYNKKPTITSREIQTAVRLVLPGELAKHAVSEGTKAVTKFTMY; via the coding sequence ATGGCGCCCAAGGCTGAGAAGAAgcaaacaacaaagaagaagctgatggagttggagaagaaggccaaggtggAGAAGCGCATGCCTGGGAAGGAGGGCGACACTGACAAGAAGAAGCCTAAGAAGAGCAATGATACATACAAGATCTACATCTTCAAGGTGCTCAAGCAGGTTCACCCAAACATGGGAATCTCCTCCAAGTCAATGTCCATCATTAACTCAATCATCACTGACATCTTCGAGAAGCTCGCGAGTGAGTCGGCAAATCTCGCTCGCTACAACAAGAAGCCCACCATCACCTCCCGGGAGATCCAGACCGCTGTGCGCCTTGTCCTTCCAGGCGAGCTTGCCAAGCACGCTGTCTCTGAGGGAACCAAGGCCGTCACCAAATTCACCATGTATTAG